In bacterium, one DNA window encodes the following:
- a CDS encoding transketolase C-terminal domain-containing protein, with amino-acid sequence MKNKTMRDSFFDRLYDLAKKDKNIYLISADMGAPSLDKYRRDLKEQFINVGIAEENMVLIATGLSLCGKKAYIYAIMPFVTSRCYEMLKVDLSLMNIPVTAIGVGAGFGYDDSGPTHHCTEDITIMRVLPNFYIFSPSDSLMAYKFAEITYKLKSPSYVRLDRKILPLIYKEDNDFSDGLSVLKEGKDFYIIGTGNMTHRAIEVAEELEKYRINAGVIDLYRIKPINEQLLIKIVKNTKGVVTIEEHLLAGGMGSAVIEVLMDNGINLPVKRFGVKDRYLYAYGGRENIQKICGLDKESVVNGILEWTGKI; translated from the coding sequence ATGAAAAATAAAACTATGAGAGATTCTTTTTTTGACCGTCTTTATGATTTAGCAAAAAAGGATAAAAATATTTATTTAATTTCTGCTGATATGGGAGCACCTTCTCTTGATAAATATAGAAGAGATTTAAAAGAGCAGTTTATAAATGTTGGAATTGCAGAAGAAAATATGGTCCTAATTGCAACAGGGTTATCTCTGTGTGGAAAAAAGGCATATATATATGCAATAATGCCTTTTGTAACTTCAAGATGCTATGAGATGTTGAAAGTTGATTTATCTCTGATGAATATTCCTGTTACTGCCATTGGAGTTGGTGCTGGTTTTGGTTATGATGATTCAGGACCTACTCATCATTGTACAGAAGATATAACAATAATGAGAGTTTTACCTAATTTTTATATTTTCTCTCCATCAGATAGTTTAATGGCTTATAAATTCGCAGAAATTACTTATAAATTAAAATCTCCTTCTTATGTACGGCTTGATAGAAAAATTCTACCTTTAATATATAAAGAAGATAATGATTTCTCAGATGGACTTTCTGTTTTAAAAGAAGGGAAAGATTTTTATATAATTGGAACTGGAAATATGACACACAGAGCAATTGAGGTAGCAGAAGAACTTGAAAAATACAGAATAAACGCAGGAGTGATTGATTTATACAGAATAAAACCAATAAACGAACAATTACTCATAAAAATAGTTAAAAATACAAAAGGAGTTGTAACTATTGAAGAACATTTGCTTGCAGGTGGAATGGGAAGTGCTGTTATTGAAGTTTTGATGGATAATGGAATAAATTTACCTGTAAAAAGATTTGGAGTAAAAGATAGATATCTTTATGCTTATGGTGGAAGAGAAAACATCCAGAAAATATGCGGACTGGACAAAGAGTCAGTCGTTAATGGAATTCTTGAATGGACAGGAAAAATTTGA